The genomic segment TACCTGGTACGCGAAGCCGACACGAGGTGCAAAGTTGGTCTTCTGCGTCTGCACCAGGCCCTTTCCGTACCGGTTGGTCTGCATGAGAGTGATGCCGTCTTTCGCTAGAAGATCCACGAAGCCATAGCAACCTATGCCAGCGCAGGTCCCCGGCGTGTCAGGAGTACCAGTCGACAGCTTTCTGTTTCCACTCCCTGTAGCAGGGATGAGGAACGTGGGAGAACCAAGGTTCTTGTCTGGAAGCGCGTAGGGAACAAAGTTCGCCTGCGCGCCGCCAACTTCATTGATCGGCCCGAAGTAATCCCAACGGAGGCCGAGGTTCAACGTGAGCTTGGGCGTCATCTTCCAGTCATCCTGGAAGTAGGTTGCGAAGTAAACCCTCTGGTCGTGCGTGGTGGCGATGTTGGATGCGAACACGCCATCGGAGCCGCCCGAGTAGTCAAACTTCTTGGCACTCGGAGTGTCCGCAAAGTTGTATGAGTTGGCCTGGGCGGGCAGTACGAACTGTGCCACGCCGCCGGTTGTGCTCGATTGGTTCGGAATATCCGTGAATCCGCCGCCGTAGTTAAATTGGCCGTGCGACCATGCGGGCTGCAGCGTCGAGAACTTCACGTTCTGATACTCGATGCCCATCTTGAAGCCGTGCTTCCCGTAAATCCGCGTAAAGTCGTCCGTGACCTGGAGGGTCTGGCTGACTTCATCGGACGGCAGGAATGCGTTGCTTCCGAGCTGTGCCAGGTTTCCAATGCCGAAGGCTGGCAAGCCACCGTTCTCAGGGCCATCGGTAGGAGGTTGCGGAATACCCGCGATGCCGTACTTAGCCGGAATTCCAGCTTCCGTGGCCACCGGTCCGAAGCGCGTGGTGTGCAGGTGCGCGAACCCGCCGCGGACCTGGTTAATCACGTTCGGCGAGAACACATGCGTGTAGCCAGCGACCATCTGGTGCGACCGGGCCGTCTGCTCGCCCTGATCGAACGATCCGCCGTCGGCCACGCCGCCGAAGATGCCCGGGATGAAGATCGGATCGTCAGACATGCTATACCGTCCGAAAATCTGATTCTTATCGTTCGGGTTCACGTCCCCGCGGATGTCGAACTGGTTGCGATGCTCATAGAGCGCGGGGCTGGAGCTGAATGTCTGTAAGCCGGAGTTCGGCTCCGGAAACAGATTCAGAATGTTGATCGCAGCCTGAGACTCCGGATTGCTAAGTCTGCCGGCCGGTATGTGGTTGAGGTTGCAAGCCGCGGCTGTGAATGTCGCGGTGGCGGGTCCGCATGTGCCAAACGGATCGCGGACGTATGCTTGGCCGCCTGTGTTTTTGAGACCGGAAACGGGATCGATCGCACCGGCTGCCAAATAGCGCGTCGTCGCCGGATCGAGAATTGTGCCGCTGGGAATGGAGCGTCCCAAAGCGTCGGTACGCGAGCCGGAGTTAAATGTCAGGATGTCCGACAGATCGGTGTATCCGCTGCTGCGCATCAGCTTCGTCGGTACGTTGCCGTTCTCAGGCGTGCCCTGAACGCGGCGGAAGCCTTCGTAGTCGCCGAAGATGAACACCTTGTTCTTGATGATCGGGCCACCGAAGCTGGCGCCGAACTGGTTCTGGCGGAGCTTGCCGCGGGGCTGGCCGTTGTTGTTCTCGAAGTAGTCGGCCGCATCGAGCTTGTCGTTGCGGAAGAACTCCCACACGGCACCGTGAATGCTGTTCGTACCCGACTTGATTGTCGCGTTCATGACCGCGCCCGCCGAGCGGCCAAGCTCGGCGCTGAAGTCGGCTGTCTGCACCTTGAACTCCTGAATGGCGTCCACGGGTGGCAAAATCACGAAGTTGGTGCCGTTCAGGAAGTCCACGGCGTTGGAGTTGTTGTCGATGCCATCGATCAGGTAGTTGTTCTGCGAGGGGCGAAGGCCGTTGGCTGAAAACGCGCCGGAAGCGGCGTTGCCGCGCGTATCCGGCTGCGGCGTCTGCATGCCCGCGCCAAGCTGGGCTAGGAACGTAAAGTTACGGCCATTCAGCGGCAGCGCGTTCACCTGCGCTTCGCCAATCACCTGTCCAACCGAGGCCTCCTCGGTCTGCAGCACGGGAGGGGCGGTATTGACCTCGACGGTTTCCGTAGTGGCGCCAGGCTTCAATGAAACGTTCACCTGGACCACCTGCGCGACCTGGACCGTGATCTTGGTCTGCGTCGTCTTGGCAAAGCCCGTCGCAGTCACCGTCAGCGTGTAGTGCCCAATGCGCACTGGTGAAAACGTATAACCACCGCTCGAGTTTGTCTTGGTCTGGAGCGTGATTCCTTGGTCGATGTTCAGAAGGGTGACGTCCGCGTTGGGTACAACGGCGCCACTTGTATCCTGAACCGTTCCAGTGATTGCTCCTTCGTCAACCTGGCTGAGTGCAGGTCGGCTCTGGAGAAGCAGAATGCACAGGCAGCCAAGAACTGCACATCGTAATGCGTTGAACAGCATGGACCTTCCAGAATCACGACCCATGAGAGTAAACCTCCAAATTGCTTGCGGTTTGCTTGTTTCGCGTCACACTTCTCGATTGGGAAAAGGCAGAGCCCTAAGAGAGATCCAGGGAAGACAACGACGCCCGCTTTGTAAACGGTTTCAGTTCTTGGGCAGCAAACTACGTGATTCTTAAAATGGTTGTCAACCAAAAGTTGGAGATCAGACTAACCCTCACTGTGGATCTCGTTCTGGTGAATCGATTTGTGGCCGCCTAATCTGATCTCGCAATCCGGACATAAGCAGTCCATTTTCAATATGATACAGTCTCTACGATCGACAGACAGCCCTCGGGTAGTGCTTGTTTACATAACGACATTTAATTTTCGTGGGATCAAAGATTTCCAGCCGCGTGCCAGCCCCAAAAGATTTCCTCTATGATGTCCACCAATGAAGTCCCAGTTGAACTTACTTAGACCACGCGTCTCCAGGAGAGCGGTTCTCAAGGGACTCTCACTCGCCTCTTTCGCGCTTAAAGCGGCGCCTATCTTGGGCTTCGAACTCGGTGAAGGCGTCGAACGTGCCGGCGAGTTATCACTGGCCGATGTTCATCTTTCTCCTCACTATCCCTCGCAGTCGCCGTTGACTGACATCTTTCGCCTGGTGCCCCCAGGATCCGATGACTATCCGCTCGAAAAAGCCGCGGTCGAGATCGAAGCTCTCCTCGACCGCTGGGGGACGACGCTGAAAAATTCCCCACAAAGCACAGCTGCCCTTTCCGATCTTCTCGAGCCCGAACTCGACGCGACCGACATTGAGAAAGGCATTCAGCGCCCGATCCGAACCGGCTTTGGCATCGACGCAGTCGCGAGCAGCTTTTCCTCCACCTCGAAACGGCCGCGCGAGCAGTTCATCGCCGGCATCGCTGAGTGGCTGAAACCGGCGTCCTCCCTTCAAACAGCTGAATTCGAAATTTTCAGCATCGAGCCGGTCTCGCAATCCTCCTCCGCGCTGCGCATTGAAGTTCGATATGACATCGTCTCAACTCTGCCTGACAACAAGCGCGAGGAGCGCGTAGGCACGTGGAACATGGAATGGGCGCGCGACGAACAGCAACAATGGCGCGCGCGGCTCTGGCACTTTGGCGAGGAAAAGCGCTCATTCTCTAAGGGGCCCGCTTTTACTGACGTCACTGCCAACGCATTCGCTGGGGTCGATTCCTATCACGCGCAGTTAATGCACGGTGCCGACTATTGGCGCACAGTGATCGATGGCGCTGTAGGCATCGACGTCTACGGTAACAATGGCGTGGCTGCTGGCGATTTCGATGGAGACGGTTTTGATGATCTCTACATCTGCCAGCCCGCCGGCCTGCCCAATCGCCTCTATAAAAACCATGGAGACGGCACCTTTGAAGATGTGACGGAGAAGGCCGGCGTTGGCGTTCTAGACCGCACCGCCTGTGCTCTTTTCGCCGACTTCCAGAACCGCGGTCGCCAGGATCTGCTTGTCGTCTGCGGCAGCGGACCGCTCCTGTTTCTCAACAATGGCAACAGCACGTTCACGCTCAAGCGCGATGCCTTCAAGTTCGCACGTCCGCCGCAGGGTGCGTTCACGCACGCAGCGATTGCCGACTACGACAATGACGGCCGTCTCGACGTCTACTTTTGCCTCTACATGTACTACCTCGGTCTGGAGCAATATAACTACCCAGTCCCTTACTACGACGCACGCAACGGTCCGCCCAATTACCTCTTCCGCAATCAGGGTGACGGCACCTTCATCGAAGCCACAGAGCCCGCAGGACTCAACGTCAGCAACAATCGCTACAGCTTCGCCTGCGCCTGGGGAGACTCAAACGGCAACGGACATCCTGATCTCTTCATCGCCAACGATTTCGGAAGCTCTCAGCTCTATCGCAACAATGGCGACGGTACCTTCAAAGACGTGTCGCAAGAGGCGCACGTAGAGAGTGTCGGAGCGGGCATGGGCTGCTGCTGGGCCGACTACGACAACGACGGTCGCCAGGACGTTTACGTTCCAAGCATGTGGGAAGCCGCTGGCCAGCGCGTATCCCAGCAGCGGCAGTTTCACCCCGATGCGCCAGCCAATATTCGTGAGTTATACCAGCGTCACGCGCGCGGGAATGCGCTCTACAGAAACCGTGGCGACGGCACATTCCTGAACGTTGGCCAATCCGCCGCGGTAGAGATGGGGCGTTGGTCCTGGTCTTCCGACTTCTGGGATTGGGATCACGACGGCTACAGCGACCTGTATGTTTCGAACGGGTATCTGACCTGCCCTCAAGCGGACGAGCTCGCTGGATTCTTCTGGCGTCAGATAGTGGCCAAGTCTCCCGAAGATACAACTCCTCTTCTGACCTACGAACGAGGCTGGAACGCCATCAACGAGCTGGTGCGGGCCGATCACACGTGGCACGGTCTGGCCCGCAATGTGGCTTTCGTCAACAATCGCGATGGCACCTTCACTGAAGCGTCCGGCACGCTGCAACTCGACTTCCGCGACGACGCGCGTGCCTTTGCTCTTTCCGATCTCGATCATGACGGCCGGCTCGAAGTCATCGTCAAGAACCGCACCGCGCCGCAAGTCCGCGTACTTCGCAACGACCTGAACCCCATCGGATCGTCAATCTCGTTCTGCCTGACCGGTACGCGCAGCAACCGCGATGCGATCGGCGCATCGATCTCGATCACCGCAGCGGGCACAACACAAACGAGGTACCTGCAGGCCGGCGCGGGATTCCTCTCGCAGCACACCAAGGAACTGTTCATCGGCCTCGGCGCGCAACAAGGCATGATCCAGGCTATGGTTCGATGGCCTTCGGGGTTGACGCAGACATTCTCCGAACTACCCGTTGGCCATCGCATCCACATCGAAGAAGGCAACTCCACGTTTCGTGCGGTTGCCCATGCCGCTCCGCGCACCGGTCAGAAAGCGAATGCCTCCGCTTCTGCGCGTGAACCTTTGCCGCTGCAATCGGAGACATGGCTCATCCAGCCGCTCAGGGCCCCCGCCTTCCAACTGCCAGATATCGACGGAGCCAATCATGCGCTCGACTCCTGGAGCGGGCGCCCCTTGCTGCTGACCTTCTGGTCGACAGAAGCCGCGCAGAGTCTCCGCCAACTCTCAGCCTTGAAGGCCGCGGCTCCGCTGCTCGAACGCAGTCACCTCAAAGTCGTCGCAATCAGCCTCGATGAACCTGCCCGAGTGCCCGAGGCGCGCAAGGAGGCGACTCAATTCCGTTCTTTCGCCACGGTGCTCTTCGCAACGCAGGACGTCTCCGGAATCTACAACATTCTTTATCGCCATCTCTTCGATCGCCGGCGCGACCTGCCCATTCCCGCGTCGTTCTTGATCGACAGCAAGGGAATGATCGTGAAGATCTATCAGGGCTTCGCCGAAGCACCGCGCATCGCCGACGACACCAACGCTATTCCCACGGACAGCCAGGCCCGTATGCGCGCCGCCCTACCGTTTTCAGGCATGCTCATACAGGATGCGTTTGAGCGCAACGACTTCACCTACGGCGTTGCACTCTACCAGCACGGGTTCCTCGATCAAGCAGACGAGTCGTTCCGCCAGGTCGTCGCTGCCAAGCCCGATAACGCCAACGCCTATTACAACCTCGGCACGCTTAATCTCCGACGAAACCGCCTCGCGGAAGCTAAGGGCTACCTGCAGAAGACAGTCGAACTGCGCCCCGCCTTTGCAGAGGCCTGGAACAATCTCGGCATGATCGCTGCGCAGCAAGGCGACGCAGATGAAGCCATTCGCGATTTCCAGCAATCCATCGCGATCAGGCCCGCTTACTTCACTGCGCATCTGAACCTCGGCAATCTCTATCGCCGGCAACGCGCCTTCGACAAGGCAGATGCATCGCTTTCGCGCGCACTCGCCATCCGTCCAGACGATCCTGAGATTCACTACAGCCTCGGCATGCTGTTCGCGCAGCAGGATGACTTCCAGCGCGCCGAACAATATCTCGAGCATGCCGTCGCATTGCGGCCCGACTATCCCGAGGCGCTCAACAACCTCGGCGTCCTCTACGTGCGCCGTCAGGATTACGCGAGAGCCGAAGACAAATTCCTCGCCGGGATCAAGGCGGCGCCCACCTTCGATCAGTCGTACCTGAACCTGGCGCGTCTCTACGCCAACCGCAACGACAAGCAGAAGGCGCGCGACGTGCTTCAGCAGTTGCTCCAGTTGCGGCCGGACGACGACAACGCAAGGCGAGCTTTGGAAGTGCTACAATGAGCGCCGCAACACATCTACACATAGGTATCGAGAGGATGGCTCCCCGCATCGCCTCAAAAGCACGTTCCGCGATTGCAGATAGATTCACGCGTCAAGCCGGCGTTCTCGCGCTTCTGAGCCTTGCAGCGCTTGGTTTTGCGCAGCAGAAGGTCGACACATCTCCCTACCATTCAGCGGAGACACTTCTGGCCGAGCACAGGCTCGCCGAGGCGCGCACTGAGGCGCTCGAACAGTTGAAGACGCACCCCAGCGTTGAGGGTTACAACCTTCTCGGCATCATCCAATCGAACCAGCAGGATTATGAAGCGGCGATTGCCTCCTTCCAGCAGGCTCTGCGTCTCAGTCCGCGCTCGACCAAGACTCTCAACAACCTGGGCAACACCTACGCGGCACAGAAGCGCCTGGACCTGGCGGAGAGCGAGTTCCGCACTGTTCTTCGTATGGACCCCGCCAATGCCGATGCCAATTACAATCTCGGCGTTCTTTTGATGATGAAGGGCTCTGCCGGCGCGGCCATCCCGCATTTCGAGCGCGTTCATACGACGCAATCGCAGTTCAACCTGGTGCGAGCCTACCTGCAGACGCAACGAGCGGCAGAGGCTCTGCGCACTGCCGACACTCTCGCCGACGCTCACAAGAGTGAAGTCCAGGTGCAGTTTTCGCTGGGTGTTCTGCTGGCCTCTGCGCAACAATACAAAACCGCTCAGCGGCTGCTTGATCGGGCGGAGGCCCTAGAGCCAGAGAGTTTCGAGATCCTCTTCAATCTCGGCCAGGTGCAGGTCCGCGCCGCGAACAATGCCGCTGCCGAGGTCACGCTTACAAGGGCGCTCAAGATCCAGCCGGGAAACGTCGAGGCGCTCCACCTTCTTGCCCAGGCCTACGTCGGTCAATCGCGCCCGCTCGACGCATTGGATGTACTGATGCAGGCGCACAAGATAGCCCCGCAAAACGCCGACATCATCTTCCTCATGGCCCAAGTCACCATGTCGCAGAATTACTACGAGGATGCGATTCCGCTTCTCGAATCGGGCCTTGAGATCGCTCCACGCCGCCCCGATCTTCTCGCTGCGCTGGGCGAAAGCTACTTCATGGCGGGAAAGACCGAGAAGGCGATTGAGAAGTTCAACGCCTTGCTCGAAATCGACAAGACTTCGCGCTCCTATGCCTTTCTGGGCCTCTCCTATCGCAACCTCGGCCGCTTCGATGAAGCGAAGACCTACTTCCAGCAGGGTCTCGCGCTCGATCCGCACAACAGCACCTGCCTCTTCAATCTAGGGTTCATTGCCGAGCGCCAGGGCGACGCCGCTGCGGCAGAGAAATATTTTCAGCAGACCCTGCAATACAATCCTGATTACGCCGACGCACTACTAGAGCTCGCAAATTTGCGTACGGCTGCGAAGCGCCTGCCTGAAGCGGAAGAACTGCTTCGCCGTTATGTGAAGATCGCGCACGATCCGGGCAATGGCTACTACAAACTAGCCATGGTTGAGCGCAGCCTTCATGAAATTGAGGCCGCAAATCGCGACCTGAACGTGTTTAAGACGATGTCCAAGAACGCGCAGGCCGGACCATACCCGTTTGAACACCTCTTCGATTACCTCGACAGCCGTTCGCAACTAGCTACCGGCGCTCGTCAGCAACTCGACATTGCCGAGTTGAACAACGAGATTCAGCGTCATCCCAACCAGCCCGCTAACCTCTACATGCTTGCGGAAGCATATCTCAAAGCCGGCAAGATTCCAGAAGCGCGCGGGACCGTTCAGCAACTCAATGCGCTGAGCGCGAGTGATTATCGAACCCTGAACGGCGTTGGCGTGTTGCTGGCGCGTTATCGTCTGTATGACGACGCCATCCAACAATTCCAGTCCGCCCTTCAGGCGAACTCCGGCTCGGACGAGGTGAAATTCAATCTGGCCAACGCGTACTTTCAGAAGCACGATTACTCGCACGCCCTCGAGATCACCAGCCAGATATCCGAAGCCGGCCGCAAAGATGACGCATATCTCACGCTGATGGGCGACATCTTCGCGCATCTCGGCGACACAGCGCAGGCCGCCGGCATATTCCGCGATGCCATCGTGCGCAATCCCGACAACGATCAGAACTATCTTTCGCTCGCATTGATCGATTTGCGCTCCAACGATGTTCCAGCCGCCCAGCAGACGCTCGCCAAAGGACAGTCGCGCATTCCCGCTTCAGGCAAAATCTACTGGGGCCTCGGCCTCACCTCCGCTCTTGCCGGAAACGTTGATCAAGCCGCATCGCGTTTTGAGCGTGCTGTGGACCTCCTGCCCGAGTGGCCCGGCGCCTATTCCACACTCGGCGTCTTTTACTTCCAGATCGGCCAGATCGACAAGGCCCGCGATGTGTTGAAGCGCTTTAAGGAAAGCAATGCCGGCTCCAGTGCCGACATCAGCCGCATCGAACAGGTGCTCGATCAGGCCTCTCCACAAGCGAATCAGGAATCTGGTGTCTTGAGCGCGCAAAACAAACAACAGCTTCTTCAGTTCGCGCTCTCGCTCGCGGATAGGACACTATGAATCCGGCGCTCCGCTCATCGGCGCTATGCGCCCTTCTCACTGCGCTTGTCCTACAAACGCCGGCTAATTTGGTCTTTGGGCAAGCGGCGAAGAGCACCAAGCCTGCCCCGCCGGCCGCGCCCGCTTCTGCAGTGCGATTCACTGACATTCGCAAGTCTGCCGGAATTAGCTTCGTGCAGGACTCGACGCAGACTGACGAGAAGTATTACCTCGAGACCATGGGCACCGGGGTGGCCTTTCTCGACTACGATCAGGACGGCCTCATGGACATATACTTCGTCCAGTCTGGCGCAACCGAAGCCTACAAGCCCGCGCAGCCCTTGCGCTCAGCGCTCTACCACAACAACGGTGACGGCACTTTCACAGATGTGACCGCCAAGGCGGGCGTAGCTGGTGAAGGACATTACGGCCAGGGCGTCGCGGTCGGTGATTTCAACAACGACGGCTATCCCGACCTCTACGTCACGGGCTACGGCAGCGCAATCCTGTATAGCAACAACGGCGACGGCACGTTCACTGATGTCACTTCGCACTTAGGCCTCGCCGATGAAGGCAATTGGTCTACAAGTGCCGGCTGGTTCGATTACGACAAAGACGGCTATCTCGATCTTGTCGTCACTAACTACATCGAATGGTCGCCTAAGAACAACATGTGGTGCGGAGACCGCAAGCCCGGCTACAGATCTTACTGCAACCCGAATAACTACCGCGGTCAGAAGACGAAGCTCTACCACAACAACCACGACGGCACATTCACAGATGTGAGTGACAAATCCGGTGTCAGCGCGCCCGAGTCGAAAGGTATGGGCGTGCTGCTCGCGGATCTGAATGGCGACGGCTGGCCCGACATCGCGATCGCGAATGACACATGGCCGAATTTCCTCTTCCTGAATAACCACGACGGCACGTTCACTGATGCATCGCTGATCTCGGGACTCGCAGCCAGCGAAGATGGCCGCTACGAAGCCGGAATGGGGATCGACGCCGCCGACGTGGATGGCGACGGTCTCCTCGACATCTACATCACCCACCTCGACTTTGAATTGAATCGCATTTATCACAACAACGGAGACAGCACTTTCACTGACGCGACTTACAGCTCGGGCATCGGCAACAAAGCCATTCTGCTAAGTGGCGTCGCGGCAAAGTTCATCGACTACGACAACGATGGCTGGCCCGACATTCTCCAGGCCAACGGAGCCATGGTCGACAACGTGCAGCTCTATCACAGCCTTGTGAGTTACAAAGAACCGCTGCTGATGTTCCACAACCTGGGCCACGGCAAGTTCGAGAAAACGTCCGAGTCTCTTGGTCCCGACTTCAACCGTCCCATGGTCGGCCGCGGTCTCGCTACGGCCGACTTCTTCAATGACGGCCAGGTTGGAATAGCCGTCAATTGCCGAGGAGAGTCGCCCGTGATTCTGCGCAATGAGGGCACAGCCAACCATTGGCTTGAAGTGCTCCTCATCGGCGACAAATCCAATCGCGACGGCATCGGTTCGGTGCTCAAGCTCACCTCCGATGGCGTGGTGCAGGTCGACCAGGCCAAAGGCGGCACCAGCTACATGTCGGCCAGCGATCCCCGCATTCACTTCGGCCTTGGCAAGCGCAACAAGATCGAGTCGCTTCAGATCACGTGGCCCAGCGGCCGCGTCGACAAACTCACCAGCCTTCCCATCGACACCATCATCGCGGTAAAAGAGGGGACCGGCATCGTTCCGCATCCCTTCCCGAAGGTGAAACCGCGATGATTCACTCAGTCATCAACCGTTTTTATAATCGCTGAATCTTATGATCATTCCTCGTCGCCGCTTCCTCGGGTCCAGCTCATTCCTGCTCGGCGCCTCATTGCTCGAAAGGCTCACCACGCCCGTGTGGAAACTCGGCGCAGCGGCGCAGGTTAAGCCTGCCGTCGCATCCACGCCCGCATCGCCCGTGCAGTTCATCGACGTCGCTGAACACGCCGGACTCACGGTACCCAATGTCTGGGGAGGCGTTGAACACAAGCGCATCATCATTGAGACCAAGGGCAGCGGCATAGCCTTCTTTGATTACGACAACGACGGCTGGCTCGACATCTACCTCACAAACGGCAGCCGTCTCGACGCGCACTGGGCTCCCGGAGCCGCACCCACCACCCACCTGTTCAAGAACAATCGCGACGGAACGTTCACGGACGTGACCGAGAAATCAGGCCTCGGCCGCAGCGGCTGGCAGACGGGCGTCTGTGTCGGCGACTACGACAACGACGGCTGGGACGACCTCTTCTGCACCTTCTGGGGCCACAACATCCTGTTCCATAACAACGGCAACGGCACCTTCACTGACGTCACAAAGAAGGCCGGCCTCACGCAGAGCAAAGGCCGCTGGGGGACAGGTTGCAGCTTCGTCGACTACGATCGCGACGGACACCTCGATCTCTTCGTTTGCAACTTCGTCAGGCTCGACCCTGATAACCCGCCGTCGATCGATAACGCAAGCTTCTGCCAATGGAAAGGCGTGCCCACCATGTGCGGCCCGCGCGGGCTCCCCGGCGACACCAACATCCTCTACCGCAACAATGGAGACGGCACCTTCACGGATGTTTCGGAGAAGGCCGGCATCCTTAAGCCCGGCCCGCGCTACTCCATCACATCCGTGTGTTGCGACTTCGACAACGATGGCTGGCCCGATATCTACGTCGCTGTCGATTCCATGCCCAGCATCCTCTATCAGAACAATCACGACGGCACGTTCACTGATATCGCAGTCATCGCGGGATGCGCCTACAACGCTGATGGCCACGAGCAGGCCGGCATGGGCCTCGCTGTTGCTGACTACGATTGCGATGGCTGGTTCGACATCTTCAAAACCAACTTCGCAGACGACACCAGCAATCTCTACCACAACAACGGCGACGGCACATTCAGCGATCTCTCCTTCAACTCCGGAGTCGGCATCAACAGCACCTACGTCGCATGGGGCTGCGGCTTCATCGATTACGATAACGATGGCTGGACCGACATCGTGCAGATCAACGGCCACGTCTATCCTGAAATCGACAAGTACAACTTCGGCGAGACCTTCAAAAATCCGCGCCTCGTCTACAAGAACCTCGGCAACGGAAATTTCAAAGACGTCTCCGCGTCCATGGGTCCGGGCGTCACCGCGCGCTTCTCAAGCCGCGGCGCCGCCTTCGGCGACTACGACAACGACGGCGCCGTCGACATGCTCATTCTCAACATGAACGAGCCTCCCTCGCTGCTTCATAACGTAGGTGGAAACAAGCAGAACTGGATCAAGCTGAAGCTCATCGGCACAAAGTGCAATCGCACTGCCATTGGCGCACGCGCGCGCGTATTCACAGGCAAGCACATCCAGATCGCCGAAGTGCAGAGCGGCGCCAGCGTCATGTCGCAGAACGATCTGCGGCTTCACTTCGGGATTGGCTCCAGCACTGTTGTCGACGCGATCGAAGTTAAGTGGCCCACCACGCAGAAGGTGGAACGATTCGAGAAAGTGAAGCCGAACCAGATCCTCACCATTCGTGAAGGGGAAGGCATCATCGCCGCGCATCCGCCGGCATAGCTCGCTCGCGACAAACTACGGCTGCGCGGTCTTCTTTTCGTCTCCGCCCACCTGCACCAGGAACTGCTTCACTTCGCGTCGTTGCTTCTCCACGGCGGCAGCCTGTTGCTTTTTGAGTTCGTCGTGAACCCTGAACTCCTCGGCCGCCTTCTCCTTCTCGCCCAGCCGATCGTACGCAACACCGAGTCGATAGTGCGCCTCGGTCGAGAGCGAGTCAGCATCAATCGCCTTCTGATAAAACTCAGCGGCCCCGCGATAATCCGACTGCGACGCGCGAATCACGCCAAGCTGCAGATAAGCGATGCTGCATTTTGCATCGGCATCCACGGCCTTGTTCAGTGACTGCTCAACCTGCCGCAGCGTCTCGGCATCTGTCTTCTTCCCGTGTTGCTTCCAATACGCCATGGCGTAG from the Occallatibacter riparius genome contains:
- a CDS encoding tetratricopeptide repeat protein, with translation MSAATHLHIGIERMAPRIASKARSAIADRFTRQAGVLALLSLAALGFAQQKVDTSPYHSAETLLAEHRLAEARTEALEQLKTHPSVEGYNLLGIIQSNQQDYEAAIASFQQALRLSPRSTKTLNNLGNTYAAQKRLDLAESEFRTVLRMDPANADANYNLGVLLMMKGSAGAAIPHFERVHTTQSQFNLVRAYLQTQRAAEALRTADTLADAHKSEVQVQFSLGVLLASAQQYKTAQRLLDRAEALEPESFEILFNLGQVQVRAANNAAAEVTLTRALKIQPGNVEALHLLAQAYVGQSRPLDALDVLMQAHKIAPQNADIIFLMAQVTMSQNYYEDAIPLLESGLEIAPRRPDLLAALGESYFMAGKTEKAIEKFNALLEIDKTSRSYAFLGLSYRNLGRFDEAKTYFQQGLALDPHNSTCLFNLGFIAERQGDAAAAEKYFQQTLQYNPDYADALLELANLRTAAKRLPEAEELLRRYVKIAHDPGNGYYKLAMVERSLHEIEAANRDLNVFKTMSKNAQAGPYPFEHLFDYLDSRSQLATGARQQLDIAELNNEIQRHPNQPANLYMLAEAYLKAGKIPEARGTVQQLNALSASDYRTLNGVGVLLARYRLYDDAIQQFQSALQANSGSDEVKFNLANAYFQKHDYSHALEITSQISEAGRKDDAYLTLMGDIFAHLGDTAQAAGIFRDAIVRNPDNDQNYLSLALIDLRSNDVPAAQQTLAKGQSRIPASGKIYWGLGLTSALAGNVDQAASRFERAVDLLPEWPGAYSTLGVFYFQIGQIDKARDVLKRFKESNAGSSADISRIEQVLDQASPQANQESGVLSAQNKQQLLQFALSLADRTL
- a CDS encoding CRTAC1 family protein: MNPALRSSALCALLTALVLQTPANLVFGQAAKSTKPAPPAAPASAVRFTDIRKSAGISFVQDSTQTDEKYYLETMGTGVAFLDYDQDGLMDIYFVQSGATEAYKPAQPLRSALYHNNGDGTFTDVTAKAGVAGEGHYGQGVAVGDFNNDGYPDLYVTGYGSAILYSNNGDGTFTDVTSHLGLADEGNWSTSAGWFDYDKDGYLDLVVTNYIEWSPKNNMWCGDRKPGYRSYCNPNNYRGQKTKLYHNNHDGTFTDVSDKSGVSAPESKGMGVLLADLNGDGWPDIAIANDTWPNFLFLNNHDGTFTDASLISGLAASEDGRYEAGMGIDAADVDGDGLLDIYITHLDFELNRIYHNNGDSTFTDATYSSGIGNKAILLSGVAAKFIDYDNDGWPDILQANGAMVDNVQLYHSLVSYKEPLLMFHNLGHGKFEKTSESLGPDFNRPMVGRGLATADFFNDGQVGIAVNCRGESPVILRNEGTANHWLEVLLIGDKSNRDGIGSVLKLTSDGVVQVDQAKGGTSYMSASDPRIHFGLGKRNKIESLQITWPSGRVDKLTSLPIDTIIAVKEGTGIVPHPFPKVKPR
- a CDS encoding CRTAC1 family protein — translated: MIIPRRRFLGSSSFLLGASLLERLTTPVWKLGAAAQVKPAVASTPASPVQFIDVAEHAGLTVPNVWGGVEHKRIIIETKGSGIAFFDYDNDGWLDIYLTNGSRLDAHWAPGAAPTTHLFKNNRDGTFTDVTEKSGLGRSGWQTGVCVGDYDNDGWDDLFCTFWGHNILFHNNGNGTFTDVTKKAGLTQSKGRWGTGCSFVDYDRDGHLDLFVCNFVRLDPDNPPSIDNASFCQWKGVPTMCGPRGLPGDTNILYRNNGDGTFTDVSEKAGILKPGPRYSITSVCCDFDNDGWPDIYVAVDSMPSILYQNNHDGTFTDIAVIAGCAYNADGHEQAGMGLAVADYDCDGWFDIFKTNFADDTSNLYHNNGDGTFSDLSFNSGVGINSTYVAWGCGFIDYDNDGWTDIVQINGHVYPEIDKYNFGETFKNPRLVYKNLGNGNFKDVSASMGPGVTARFSSRGAAFGDYDNDGAVDMLILNMNEPPSLLHNVGGNKQNWIKLKLIGTKCNRTAIGARARVFTGKHIQIAEVQSGASVMSQNDLRLHFGIGSSTVVDAIEVKWPTTQKVERFEKVKPNQILTIREGEGIIAAHPPA